A window from Physeter macrocephalus isolate SW-GA chromosome 11, ASM283717v5, whole genome shotgun sequence encodes these proteins:
- the EIF2B2 gene encoding translation initiation factor eIF2B subunit beta isoform X2 — MPGAEAKGSELSERIESFVEALKRGGGRHSSEDMARETLGLLRRIITDHRWSNAGELMELIRREGRRMTAAQPSETTVGNMVRRVLRIIREEYGRLHGRSDESDQQESLHKLLTSGGLSEDFRSHYAQLQSNIIEAINELLVELEGTTENIAAQALEHIHSNEVIMTIGFSRTVEAFLKEAARKRKFHVIVAECAPFCQGHEMAVNLSKTGIETTVMTDAAIFAVMSRVNKVIIGTKTILANGALRAVTGTHTLALAAKHHSTPLIVCAPMFKLSPQTQWRLEKATEVLIQEKPLIVTTCQLQEVKIVRSGQYAVGEGPLFTLPPLADTISENANSPMKKIHFTSLWLLKKSCLSQKVTLIPANHHF; from the exons ATGCCGGGGGCTGAGGCCAAGGGCTCGGAGTTGTCCGAGAGGATCGAGAGTTTCGTGGAGGCACTGAAGCGGGGCGGTGGGCGGCACAGCTCCGAGGACATGGCCCGGGAGACCCTGGGGCTGCTGCGCCGGATCATCACGGACCACCGCTGGAGCAATGCAG GGGAGCTGATGGAATTGATCCGCAGAGAAGGCCGGAGGATGACGGCCGCTCAACCCTCAGAGACCACTGTGGGCAACATGGTGCGGAGAGTGCTCAGGATCATCCGGGAGGAGTATGGCAG ACTTCACGGACGCAGCGACGAGAGCGATCAGCAGGAGTCCCTGCATAAACTCTTGACATCCGGGGGCCTGAGCGAGGATTTCCGCTCCCATTATGCTCAACTCCAGTCCAACATCATTGAAGCAATTAATGAGCTGCTTGTGGAACTGG AAGGGACAACGGAGAACATCGCagcccaggctctggagcacATCCACTCCAATGAGGTGATCATGACCATTGGCTTCTCCCGAACAGTGGAGGCCTTCCTCAAAGAGGCTGCCCGAAAGAGGAAATTCCATGTCATCGTGGCAGAGTGTGCGCCTTTCTGTCAG GGTCATGAGATGGCAGTCAATTTGTCCAAAACAGGTATTGAGACAACTGTCATGACGGATGCTGCCATTTTTGCTGTTATGTCAAGAGTCAACAAG GTGATCATTGGTACAAAGACCATCCTGGCCAACGGTGCCCTGAGAGCTGTGACAGGCACTCATACTCTAGCACTGGCAGCAAAACACCATTCCACCCCACTCATCGTCTGTGCACCTATGTTCAAGCTTTCCCCACAg ACCCAGTGGAGGCTGGAAAAAGCCACAGAAGTCTTGATCCAGGAAAAGCCATTGATAGTTACAACCTGTCAGCTTCAGGAAGTCAAAATTGTAAGGTCAGGACAATATGCAGTTGGGGAAGGCCCTTTGTTTACATTGCCACCACTCGCTGACACCATTTCTGAAAATGCCAA TTCCCCAATGAAGAAGATTCATTTCACAAGTTTGTGGCTCCTGAAGAAGTCCTGCCTTTCACAGAAG
- the PGF gene encoding placenta growth factor isoform X1, with amino-acid sequence MPAMRLFTCFLQLLAGLALPAVPPQQWALSAANGSSEVEVVPFQEVWGRSYCRALERLVDIVSEYPSEVEHTFSPSCVSLLRCTGCCGDENLHCVPVETVNVTMQLLKIRSGDRPSYVELTFSQHVRCECRPLREKMKPERRRPKGRGKRKREKQRHTDCHLCGDTVPRR; translated from the exons ATGCCTGCCATGAGGCTGTTCACTTGCTTCCTGCAGCTCCTGGCTGGGCTGGCGCTGCCTGCTGTGCCCCCCCAG CAGTGGGCCTTGTCTGCTGCGAACGGCTCATCGGAGGTGGAAG TGGTGCCCTTCCAGGAAGTGTGGGGCCGTAGCTACTGCCGGGCCCTGGAGAGGCTGGTGGACATCGTGTCTGAGTACCCCAGCGAGGTGGAACACACGTTCAGCCCGTCCTGCGTCTCCCTGCTGCGCTGCACGGGCTGCTGTGGCGATGAGAACCTGCACTGTGTGCCAGTGGAGACGGTCAATGTCACCATGCAG CTCCTGAAGATCCGCTCTGGGGACCGGCCCTCCTATGTGGAGCTGACATTCTCTCAGCACGTGCGCTGCGAGTGCAG GCCTCTGCGGGAGAAGATGAAGCCAGAAAG GAGGAGACCCAAGGgcagggggaagaggaagagagagaagcagagacacaCAGACTGCCACCT GTGCGGCGATACTGTTCCCCGGAGGTAA
- the EIF2B2 gene encoding translation initiation factor eIF2B subunit beta isoform X1: MPGAEAKGSELSERIESFVEALKRGGGRHSSEDMARETLGLLRRIITDHRWSNAGELMELIRREGRRMTAAQPSETTVGNMVRRVLRIIREEYGRLHGRSDESDQQESLHKLLTSGGLSEDFRSHYAQLQSNIIEAINELLVELEGTTENIAAQALEHIHSNEVIMTIGFSRTVEAFLKEAARKRKFHVIVAECAPFCQGHEMAVNLSKTGIETTVMTDAAIFAVMSRVNKVIIGTKTILANGALRAVTGTHTLALAAKHHSTPLIVCAPMFKLSPQTQWRLEKATEVLIQEKPLIVTTCQLQEVKIVRSGQYAVGEGPLFTLPPLADTISENANSPMKKIHFTSLWLLKKSCLSQKGTSWRRSVFIALCLTTSPQSSLPSLSPTLVGMHLPTSTA, from the exons ATGCCGGGGGCTGAGGCCAAGGGCTCGGAGTTGTCCGAGAGGATCGAGAGTTTCGTGGAGGCACTGAAGCGGGGCGGTGGGCGGCACAGCTCCGAGGACATGGCCCGGGAGACCCTGGGGCTGCTGCGCCGGATCATCACGGACCACCGCTGGAGCAATGCAG GGGAGCTGATGGAATTGATCCGCAGAGAAGGCCGGAGGATGACGGCCGCTCAACCCTCAGAGACCACTGTGGGCAACATGGTGCGGAGAGTGCTCAGGATCATCCGGGAGGAGTATGGCAG ACTTCACGGACGCAGCGACGAGAGCGATCAGCAGGAGTCCCTGCATAAACTCTTGACATCCGGGGGCCTGAGCGAGGATTTCCGCTCCCATTATGCTCAACTCCAGTCCAACATCATTGAAGCAATTAATGAGCTGCTTGTGGAACTGG AAGGGACAACGGAGAACATCGCagcccaggctctggagcacATCCACTCCAATGAGGTGATCATGACCATTGGCTTCTCCCGAACAGTGGAGGCCTTCCTCAAAGAGGCTGCCCGAAAGAGGAAATTCCATGTCATCGTGGCAGAGTGTGCGCCTTTCTGTCAG GGTCATGAGATGGCAGTCAATTTGTCCAAAACAGGTATTGAGACAACTGTCATGACGGATGCTGCCATTTTTGCTGTTATGTCAAGAGTCAACAAG GTGATCATTGGTACAAAGACCATCCTGGCCAACGGTGCCCTGAGAGCTGTGACAGGCACTCATACTCTAGCACTGGCAGCAAAACACCATTCCACCCCACTCATCGTCTGTGCACCTATGTTCAAGCTTTCCCCACAg ACCCAGTGGAGGCTGGAAAAAGCCACAGAAGTCTTGATCCAGGAAAAGCCATTGATAGTTACAACCTGTCAGCTTCAGGAAGTCAAAATTGTAAGGTCAGGACAATATGCAGTTGGGGAAGGCCCTTTGTTTACATTGCCACCACTCGCTGACACCATTTCTGAAAATGCCAA TTCCCCAATGAAGAAGATTCATTTCACAAGTTTGTGGCTCCTGAAGAAGTCCTGCCTTTCACAGAAG GGGACATCTTGGAGAAGGTCAGTGTTCATTGCCCTGTGTTTGACTACGTCCCCCCAGAGCTCATTACCCTCTTTATCTCCAACATTGGTGGGAATGCACCTTCCTACATCTACCGCCTGA
- the RPS6KL1 gene encoding ribosomal protein S6 kinase-like 1 — protein MEQTDSFLGPGSWWRMSGHRWEWDRDLGPTLFYSPSPCLLHPLHGPGGTLWSHLLSQPCLQQPGTKSGSSLERMKAQLNSRLSLRTPGRLPPGHTCLQDGIPLEPPRTSQSLTPARGAAAIRPQREAEGEPSAGTSPSCSWDLPKAPGGHLHHQARRGPGQSSDPGPPRGLPWVRAGAGRVLGRCGRGRGQSRPSTGGTTWSVREEQVRHWAAEMLVALEALHEQGVLCRDLNPRNLLLDQAGHIRLTYFGQWSEVEPQCCREALDKLYSAPEVGGISELTEACDWWSFGSLLYELLTGTALSQSHPSGIQPHTQLQLPEWLSRPAASLLTELLQFDPAGRLGAGGGGVNKLKSHPFFSTIQWSKLVG, from the exons ATGGAGCAGACAGATTCCTTCCTGGGCCCAGGGTCTTGGTGGAGGATGTCTGGGCATCGCTGG gagTGGGACAGGGACCTGGGCCCCACGCTCTTTTACTCCCCGTCCCCATGCTTGCTGCACCCTCTGCACGGCCCAGGAGGCACTCTGTGGTCCCACCTGCTCTCCCAGCCGTGCCTCCAACAGCCTGGGACTAAGTCTGGTTCCAGCCTGGAGAGGATGAAGGCTCAGCTCAACTCCCGCCTCAGCCTCAGGACCCCAGGTCGCCTCCCGCCTGGCCACACCTGCTTGCAGGACGGAATCCCCCTGGAGCCTCCccggacttctcagagccttacCCCGGCCAGGGGGGCCGCAGCCATCAGACCCCAGAGAGAGGCTGAAGGTGAACCCTCAGCCGGGACCAGCCCTTCCTGTTCCTGggaccttccaaaggccccaggTGGCCACCTGCACCACCAAGCCAGGCGGGGGCCCGGCCAGAGCTCTGATCCGGGGCCCCCTCGGGGGCTCCCCTGGGTTCGTGCAGGGGCTGGCCGGGTGCTGGGGCGCTGTGGCCGAGGCAGAGGTCAGAGCCGCCCCTCAACCGGTGGGACCACCTGGAGTGTGAGGGAGGAGCAGGTGAGGCATTGGGCGGCCGAGATGCTGGTGGCCCTGGAGGCGCTGCACGAGCAGGGGGTGCTGTGCCGGGACCTCAATCCCCGGAACCTGCTCCTGGACCAGGCAG GCCACATCCGGCTCACGTATTTCGGCCAGTGGTCAGAGGTGGAGCCCCAGTGCTGCAGGGAGGCTTTGGACAAACTCTACAGTGCCCCAG AGGTGGGTGGGATTTCTGAGCTGACCGAAGCCTGCGACTGGTGGAGCTTTGGGTCTCTGCTGTATGAACTGCTGACGGGAACG GCGCTGTCCCAGAGCCACCCCTCAGGAATCCAACCCCACACCCAGCTCCAGCTGCCCGAGTGGCTCAGTCGCCCCGCAGCCTCCCTGCTGACTGAG CTGCTGCAGTTTGATCCCGCGGGGCGCCTGGGCGCTGGAGGAGGCGGTGTCAACAAACTCAAGTCCCACCCCTTTTTCAGCACCATCCAGTGGAGCAAACTGGTGGGGTAA
- the EIF2B2 gene encoding translation initiation factor eIF2B subunit beta isoform X4, with translation MPGAEAKGSELSERIESFVEALKRGGGRHSSEDMARETLGLLRRIITDHRWSNAGELMELIRREGRRMTAAQPSETTVGNMVRRVLRIIREEYGRLHGRSDESDQQESLHKLLTSGGLSEDFRSHYAQLQSNIIEAINELLVELEGTTENIAAQALEHIHSNEVIMTIGFSRTVEAFLKEAARKRKFHVIVAECAPFCQGHEMAVNLSKTGIETTVMTDAAIFAVMSRVNKVIIGTKTILANGALRAVTGTHTLALAAKHHSTPLIVCAPMFKLSPQFPNEEDSFHKFVAPEEVLPFTEGHPDPS, from the exons ATGCCGGGGGCTGAGGCCAAGGGCTCGGAGTTGTCCGAGAGGATCGAGAGTTTCGTGGAGGCACTGAAGCGGGGCGGTGGGCGGCACAGCTCCGAGGACATGGCCCGGGAGACCCTGGGGCTGCTGCGCCGGATCATCACGGACCACCGCTGGAGCAATGCAG GGGAGCTGATGGAATTGATCCGCAGAGAAGGCCGGAGGATGACGGCCGCTCAACCCTCAGAGACCACTGTGGGCAACATGGTGCGGAGAGTGCTCAGGATCATCCGGGAGGAGTATGGCAG ACTTCACGGACGCAGCGACGAGAGCGATCAGCAGGAGTCCCTGCATAAACTCTTGACATCCGGGGGCCTGAGCGAGGATTTCCGCTCCCATTATGCTCAACTCCAGTCCAACATCATTGAAGCAATTAATGAGCTGCTTGTGGAACTGG AAGGGACAACGGAGAACATCGCagcccaggctctggagcacATCCACTCCAATGAGGTGATCATGACCATTGGCTTCTCCCGAACAGTGGAGGCCTTCCTCAAAGAGGCTGCCCGAAAGAGGAAATTCCATGTCATCGTGGCAGAGTGTGCGCCTTTCTGTCAG GGTCATGAGATGGCAGTCAATTTGTCCAAAACAGGTATTGAGACAACTGTCATGACGGATGCTGCCATTTTTGCTGTTATGTCAAGAGTCAACAAG GTGATCATTGGTACAAAGACCATCCTGGCCAACGGTGCCCTGAGAGCTGTGACAGGCACTCATACTCTAGCACTGGCAGCAAAACACCATTCCACCCCACTCATCGTCTGTGCACCTATGTTCAAGCTTTCCCCACAg TTCCCCAATGAAGAAGATTCATTTCACAAGTTTGTGGCTCCTGAAGAAGTCCTGCCTTTCACAGAAG
- the PGF gene encoding placenta growth factor isoform X2 produces the protein MPAMRLFTCFLQLLAGLALPAVPPQQWALSAANGSSEVEVVPFQEVWGRSYCRALERLVDIVSEYPSEVEHTFSPSCVSLLRCTGCCGDENLHCVPVETVNVTMQLLKIRSGDRPSYVELTFSQHVRCECRPLREKMKPERCGDTVPRR, from the exons ATGCCTGCCATGAGGCTGTTCACTTGCTTCCTGCAGCTCCTGGCTGGGCTGGCGCTGCCTGCTGTGCCCCCCCAG CAGTGGGCCTTGTCTGCTGCGAACGGCTCATCGGAGGTGGAAG TGGTGCCCTTCCAGGAAGTGTGGGGCCGTAGCTACTGCCGGGCCCTGGAGAGGCTGGTGGACATCGTGTCTGAGTACCCCAGCGAGGTGGAACACACGTTCAGCCCGTCCTGCGTCTCCCTGCTGCGCTGCACGGGCTGCTGTGGCGATGAGAACCTGCACTGTGTGCCAGTGGAGACGGTCAATGTCACCATGCAG CTCCTGAAGATCCGCTCTGGGGACCGGCCCTCCTATGTGGAGCTGACATTCTCTCAGCACGTGCGCTGCGAGTGCAG GCCTCTGCGGGAGAAGATGAAGCCAGAAAG GTGCGGCGATACTGTTCCCCGGAGGTAA
- the EIF2B2 gene encoding translation initiation factor eIF2B subunit beta isoform X3, with the protein MPGAEAKGSELSERIESFVEALKRGGGRHSSEDMARETLGLLRRIITDHRWSNAGELMELIRREGRRMTAAQPSETTVGNMVRRVLRIIREEYGRLHGRSDESDQQESLHKLLTSGGLSEDFRSHYAQLQSNIIEAINELLVELEGTTENIAAQALEHIHSNEVIMTIGFSRTVEAFLKEAARKRKFHVIVAECAPFCQGHEMAVNLSKTGIETTVMTDAAIFAVMSRVNKVIIGTKTILANGALRAVTGTHTLALAAKHHSTPLIVCAPMFKLSPQFPNEEDSFHKFVAPEEVLPFTEGDILEKVSVHCPVFDYVPPELITLFISNIGGNAPSYIYRLMSELYHPDDHVL; encoded by the exons ATGCCGGGGGCTGAGGCCAAGGGCTCGGAGTTGTCCGAGAGGATCGAGAGTTTCGTGGAGGCACTGAAGCGGGGCGGTGGGCGGCACAGCTCCGAGGACATGGCCCGGGAGACCCTGGGGCTGCTGCGCCGGATCATCACGGACCACCGCTGGAGCAATGCAG GGGAGCTGATGGAATTGATCCGCAGAGAAGGCCGGAGGATGACGGCCGCTCAACCCTCAGAGACCACTGTGGGCAACATGGTGCGGAGAGTGCTCAGGATCATCCGGGAGGAGTATGGCAG ACTTCACGGACGCAGCGACGAGAGCGATCAGCAGGAGTCCCTGCATAAACTCTTGACATCCGGGGGCCTGAGCGAGGATTTCCGCTCCCATTATGCTCAACTCCAGTCCAACATCATTGAAGCAATTAATGAGCTGCTTGTGGAACTGG AAGGGACAACGGAGAACATCGCagcccaggctctggagcacATCCACTCCAATGAGGTGATCATGACCATTGGCTTCTCCCGAACAGTGGAGGCCTTCCTCAAAGAGGCTGCCCGAAAGAGGAAATTCCATGTCATCGTGGCAGAGTGTGCGCCTTTCTGTCAG GGTCATGAGATGGCAGTCAATTTGTCCAAAACAGGTATTGAGACAACTGTCATGACGGATGCTGCCATTTTTGCTGTTATGTCAAGAGTCAACAAG GTGATCATTGGTACAAAGACCATCCTGGCCAACGGTGCCCTGAGAGCTGTGACAGGCACTCATACTCTAGCACTGGCAGCAAAACACCATTCCACCCCACTCATCGTCTGTGCACCTATGTTCAAGCTTTCCCCACAg TTCCCCAATGAAGAAGATTCATTTCACAAGTTTGTGGCTCCTGAAGAAGTCCTGCCTTTCACAGAAG GGGACATCTTGGAGAAGGTCAGTGTTCATTGCCCTGTGTTTGACTACGTCCCCCCAGAGCTCATTACCCTCTTTATCTCCAACATTGGTGGGAATGCACCTTCCTACATCTACCGCCTGATGAGTGAACTCTACCACCCTGATGATCATGTCCTATGA